A window of the Oligoflexia bacterium genome harbors these coding sequences:
- a CDS encoding OmpA family protein yields MSKLKLLIASFLLAGASFADQVDTHLFNFSNTLETVSVHGALNPNSELAKHGSRVVFRVAYDYQNDPLAIAAGGNQIDQLVDDIQTINAGFGILVHPRVLLGVDVPVHYVDLNPTGAAATGVTDQENWTVGDVGVHAKLRLSGDDSKVAVALMPYGILPTGDADYFVSDDSYAFGGKILVDTRVADRVGLYANAGYTYSKDANFQNIDRDNRIEWGAAASIDLVQGKGALDVLGLNLEGLGSVNVVDYEDDQNPINVRGGLRAKLGKAVLFGGASWDGWGESETSDFSYYGGLKLALGGAAPVAAPEPAPAPEPTPEPTPEPQVIKEVIKEKLEVVKKELSVVREINFATGSAQIKPESHAILDSAAEKLSPFMDQISTITVHGHSDTTGGAAFNKSLSQKRAEAVAAYLAGQGIDASKLKAVGHGEENPKVFPEKTAEDRRLNRRVEFVVKDTVTVEKNLDVQKEIVPADAEEEGDE; encoded by the coding sequence ATGTCAAAATTGAAACTATTAATTGCGTCCTTCTTGTTAGCCGGCGCGAGCTTTGCTGACCAAGTAGATACGCATTTATTTAACTTTTCAAATACACTGGAAACAGTGAGTGTTCATGGTGCATTGAATCCAAACAGTGAACTTGCTAAGCATGGTTCACGTGTTGTTTTTCGTGTTGCCTATGATTATCAAAATGACCCGTTAGCTATTGCAGCAGGGGGTAACCAAATTGATCAATTGGTTGATGATATCCAAACCATCAATGCTGGTTTTGGTATTTTGGTTCATCCAAGAGTTTTGTTGGGTGTAGACGTGCCTGTGCATTATGTTGATTTAAACCCAACAGGCGCAGCAGCAACAGGCGTTACAGACCAAGAAAACTGGACTGTAGGCGATGTTGGAGTGCATGCAAAATTAAGATTAAGTGGTGATGATTCTAAAGTTGCAGTTGCTTTAATGCCATACGGTATTTTGCCGACAGGTGATGCAGATTACTTTGTATCTGATGATAGCTATGCTTTTGGAGGTAAAATCTTAGTTGATACTAGAGTTGCTGATCGTGTAGGCTTGTATGCAAATGCAGGTTATACTTACTCTAAAGATGCTAACTTCCAAAATATTGATCGCGACAACCGTATTGAGTGGGGTGCTGCAGCGAGCATAGATTTGGTGCAAGGCAAAGGTGCTTTAGATGTTCTCGGTCTTAACTTAGAGGGTCTTGGGTCAGTTAATGTGGTTGACTATGAAGATGATCAAAACCCAATTAATGTTCGTGGTGGTTTAAGAGCAAAATTAGGCAAAGCTGTTTTGTTTGGTGGTGCCTCATGGGACGGCTGGGGAGAGTCTGAAACTTCAGACTTTAGTTATTATGGTGGATTAAAGCTTGCTTTAGGTGGTGCAGCTCCTGTTGCAGCTCCAGAGCCAGCTCCAGCTCCAGAACCAACACCTGAACCAACACCTGAACCGCAAGTGATTAAAGAAGTTATCAAAGAGAAACTTGAAGTGGTTAAAAAAGAGTTGAGTGTTGTTCGTGAGATCAACTTTGCAACCGGCAGTGCTCAAATCAAACCTGAAAGTCATGCAATCTTAGACAGTGCAGCAGAAAAACTGAGTCCATTCATGGATCAAATTTCTACCATCACTGTACATGGACACTCAGATACAACAGGTGGTGCTGCGTTTAACAAATCTTTAAGTCAAAAACGTGCTGAAGCTGTAGCGGCTTACCTTGCTGGTCAAGGCATTGACGCTTCTAAACTTAAAGCAGTAGGTCATGGTGAAGAAAATCCAAAAGTATTCCCAGAAAAAACTGCTGAAGACAGACGTTTGAACAGACGTGTTGAGTTTGTGGTTAAAGATACAGTAACCGTAGAGAAAAACTTGGATGTACAAAAAGAAATCGTACCTGCTGATGCAGAAGAAGAAGGTGACGAATAA
- the pepE gene encoding dipeptidase PepE yields MSKTLLLGSGGTNKIPERVNAWKEAVKQHSTQVKQIIFIPYAVADYDQYEKNVQEQYFSGLDVEFLGIHRFDSPLKAIEQAQALYVGGGNTFRLLYRMQEHGLLDVIREKVLSGMPYIGISAGTNVACPTIANTNDMPIMCPPKGFNALNLIPFQINAHYTEGKLYYGPDQEHLQPYGGESRDDRLREYHEENDTPVLAMAEGAYLKVNGHAYTLGPVGYAKLLKPKQDAIIFKSNAPVKID; encoded by the coding sequence ATGAGTAAAACATTATTGTTAGGTAGTGGCGGTACCAATAAAATTCCTGAGCGGGTGAATGCTTGGAAAGAGGCCGTTAAACAGCATAGCACCCAAGTAAAGCAGATCATTTTTATTCCTTATGCTGTAGCAGATTATGACCAATATGAAAAAAACGTTCAGGAGCAATATTTCAGTGGTTTGGATGTTGAGTTTTTAGGGATTCATCGTTTTGACTCGCCACTCAAGGCCATTGAACAAGCACAGGCCCTATATGTTGGAGGTGGGAATACATTTAGACTGTTGTATCGCATGCAAGAGCATGGCTTGTTGGACGTGATTCGTGAAAAAGTTTTATCCGGCATGCCGTATATAGGGATCAGTGCGGGAACCAATGTGGCTTGCCCCACCATTGCTAATACCAATGACATGCCCATCATGTGCCCACCCAAGGGTTTTAACGCTTTAAATCTTATTCCATTTCAAATCAATGCTCATTATACAGAGGGCAAACTCTATTATGGTCCTGATCAAGAACACTTACAACCCTATGGTGGGGAGAGCCGTGATGACCGCTTGCGTGAATACCATGAAGAAAATGACACCCCCGTTTTGGCCATGGCTGAAGGGGCCTATTTAAAAGTAAATGGTCATGCTTACACCTTGGGACCGGTTGGCTACGCTAAGCTGTTAAAACCTAAACAAGATGCTATTATCTTTAAAAGCAATGCCCCAGTAAAAATAGATTAA
- a CDS encoding DUF4097 family beta strand repeat-containing protein: MMIRLYLFQCIVVTLFTSLVFAFQTENFSAKGLKELHLKNLSGDVVITASKSNQLKVDYEKIKFSEHCSLAVDKKPESIWIEVKKNKKPWGEDCKVNFEISLPKKTDMEINIGSGNLNIIGVEGESKINIGSGDLSYKAAWIDEITVKSGSGDINIHGLAGEVDILTGSGDVDLDYAEHAVPASLVLRSGSGSIAAKGLKGDTDIITGSGSIELSYNQKLQDKGEISIKSGSGDAKIHFPKSLSAVKVDHKAASGRVKSDIAQKDDAAWSIYMRSASGDLKIIQ; the protein is encoded by the coding sequence ATGATGATAAGATTGTATTTATTCCAATGTATCGTTGTTACATTATTTACAAGTTTAGTTTTTGCCTTTCAAACAGAAAACTTTTCTGCAAAGGGCTTAAAAGAATTGCACTTAAAAAATTTATCTGGGGATGTTGTGATTACCGCCAGCAAAAGCAATCAACTTAAAGTAGATTATGAAAAGATTAAATTCTCCGAGCATTGCAGTCTTGCCGTGGATAAAAAACCAGAAAGCATCTGGATTGAAGTTAAAAAAAATAAAAAGCCTTGGGGGGAAGATTGCAAAGTTAATTTTGAGATCAGTTTACCCAAAAAAACGGATATGGAGATCAACATTGGATCAGGTAATTTAAATATTATTGGGGTTGAAGGAGAATCCAAAATCAATATCGGTAGCGGTGATTTAAGTTATAAGGCCGCTTGGATTGATGAAATTACAGTTAAATCTGGTAGTGGTGATATTAATATCCATGGCCTTGCCGGTGAGGTTGATATTTTAACCGGTAGCGGAGATGTTGATCTTGATTATGCAGAGCATGCAGTTCCGGCCTCTTTGGTGTTGCGCAGTGGTAGTGGCAGCATAGCAGCCAAAGGTTTAAAGGGAGACACAGACATTATTACAGGAAGTGGCAGTATTGAGCTTTCTTACAACCAAAAGTTACAAGACAAAGGTGAAATCTCAATCAAGTCCGGCAGTGGCGATGCAAAAATCCACTTTCCAAAAAGCCTGAGTGCTGTGAAAGTGGATCATAAAGCGGCCAGTGGCAGAGTCAAAAGCGATATTGCTCAAAAAGACGACGCAGCATGGAGCATCTACATGCGCAGTGCCAGTGGTGATCTAAAAATCATCCAATAA